In Spinacia oleracea cultivar Varoflay chromosome 5, BTI_SOV_V1, whole genome shotgun sequence, a single window of DNA contains:
- the LOC110804644 gene encoding uncharacterized protein has translation MNTTLIKSQILNQFFPTQMKSIPNPKSSSFNNFSSYDSPAFLRHGNPNSLSLSAKNKYWVIQSQSKEQEEGINEELKKRLLVFSGATSIGILLMMMGQDKAWALGPEGPLMEEFWENVRRYALYALTVSTGVLYAVLQPIFELLKNPISAVLVVIVIGGSFFIVSQIVSAMVGVSDFSYQYAY, from the coding sequence ATGAATACTACTTTGATTAAATCCCAAATATTAAATCAATTCTTCCCAACACAAATGAAATCTATCCCAAACCCAAAATCCTCATCTTTCAATAACTTTTCTTCATATGATTCCCCTGCATTTCTAAGACATGGAAACCccaattccctttccctttccgcAAAAAACAAATACTGGGTGATACAATCACAGAGCAAGGAACAAGAAGAAGGAATCAATGAAGAGTTGAAAAAACGTTTACTGGTGTTCAGTGGAGCTACTTCAATTGGGATTTTGCTGATGATGATGGGCCAAGATAAGGCATGGGCTTTAGGCCCAGAAGGTCCATTAATGGAGGAATTCTGGGAGAATGTAAGAAGGTATGCATTGTATGCACTTACTGTAAGTACTGGGGTTCTTTATGCAGTTTTACAGCCTATTTTTGAGCTGCTTAAGAACCCAATCTCTGCAGTTCTGGTTGTCATTGTCATAGGTGGCTCCTTTTTCATCGTTTCTCAAATTGTTTCTGCTATGGTTGGCGTCTCCGACTTCTCTTATCAATACGCTTATTAG